The following coding sequences lie in one Desertifilum tharense IPPAS B-1220 genomic window:
- a CDS encoding PHP domain-containing protein has translation MLELHCHTTFSDGTLTPTQLVETAVQAGVRALAITDHDTFNGWEEAIGAAAKYDLEIVPGLELSTVHNHCSLHILGFYPNPQLLREPLQERLEGRKRRAQRMLEKLASLGYPLTLPEMGEGIAPGRPHIASAMVKAGYVQSSREAFDRFLRDEGPAYVHYEKFSIQDGIALLRSCGAVPVWAHPYLFRGGAVEEVLRELVEAGLMGVEVYHPSQSPQQQERLRQLCKEYSLLETGGSDYHGPTFEGSHSQLNMWHLPLSLLEPIKAAAQ, from the coding sequence ATGCTCGAACTTCACTGCCACACCACCTTTTCTGACGGTACTCTAACGCCCACGCAATTAGTCGAAACTGCTGTTCAAGCGGGGGTTCGCGCCTTAGCGATTACCGATCACGATACCTTTAACGGATGGGAAGAGGCAATCGGTGCAGCCGCCAAGTACGATTTAGAAATCGTTCCCGGTTTAGAACTCAGTACGGTTCACAATCATTGTTCTCTTCATATTCTGGGTTTTTATCCCAATCCTCAACTGTTGCGCGAACCGCTACAAGAACGCTTAGAAGGTCGCAAGCGCCGCGCCCAAAGGATGTTAGAAAAATTAGCTAGTTTAGGTTATCCCCTGACTCTACCGGAAATGGGGGAAGGAATAGCCCCAGGACGACCTCATATTGCATCGGCGATGGTGAAAGCCGGTTATGTCCAGTCCAGCCGAGAAGCCTTTGACCGCTTTCTGCGCGATGAGGGGCCCGCTTACGTGCATTATGAGAAGTTTTCAATTCAAGATGGGATTGCTTTATTACGTTCCTGCGGTGCGGTTCCGGTTTGGGCGCATCCCTATTTATTCCGAGGCGGCGCGGTTGAGGAGGTGTTGCGGGAGTTGGTAGAAGCTGGCTTAATGGGGGTTGAGGTCTATCACCCCAGTCAGTCTCCTCAGCAACAGGAACGCTTGCGCCAGTTATGTAAAGAATATAGCCTCCTAGAAACGGGAGGAAGCGACTATCACGGCCCAACTTTTGAAGGAAGTCACAGTCAACTCAATATGTGGCATTTACCCTTATCGCTGTTAGAACCCATTAAAGCAGCAGCCCAGTAA
- the ppc gene encoding phosphoenolpyruvate carboxylase, with amino-acid sequence MSSTVHSSNHSFGNDTVTTIKTSQSESQLNEHSPPDNALPDSGVDLTSELLLRRRLKLVEDLWEFVLEQECGQDLIGLLKQLRSMCSPEGQAPDFANSEVQKLVENLDLNAAIRAARGFALYFQLINIVEQHYDQRGHQQHYREVDDLLGNKRAKGLPEATEKDYGVHHNLLEKSLHDLDRGRRRDLGTFGSLWPKLRQLNVPPQKIQNLIDALDIRLVFTAHPTEIVRHTIRDKQRRIAKILQRFDRVEESYIRYSEGSPSMGPELRNSWEAFQYTEELTEEIRLWWRTDELHQFKPTVLDEVDYTLHYFQEVLFDVIPQLYNRFQRALKASFPSLRPPKYNFCKFGSWVGSDRDGNPSVTPGVTWKTACYQRHIVLEKYIQSVRNLINVLSPSLHWSDVLPELLESLEQDQQRMSEVYDQLAIRYRQEPYRLKLSYILKRLEDTRDRNLQYGPVANLSQLESNPAVEMADLPYAPTVYRSGDEFLAELRLIARSLEQTDLYCRQLNNLCCQVEIYGFNLAHLDVRQESTRHSDTLNEIAEYLQILPKPYNQLTEEERSRWLATELQTRRPIIPTELPFSPKTCETIETFRMIRKLQREFGIEVCRTYVISMSHDVSDLLEVLLLAKEAGLYDPATGISTLHVVPLFETVEDLKHAPDVIKSLFELPFYRTLLAGGTEAWAKTQTGDPSQAPLSLQEVMLGYSDSNKDSGFLSSNWEIHKAQKALQKVAAQYGVELRIFHGRGGSVGRGGGPAYEAILAQPNRTINGRIKITEQGEVLASKYTLSELALYNLETIASAVVQASLLGSGFDDIAPWNEIMEELAVVSRSHYRKLIYEQPDFVDFFHHVTPIQEISQLQISSRPARRGGKKDLGSLRAIPWVFSWTQARFLVPSWYGVGTALQDFLEKEPEEHLKLLRYFYYKWPFFKMAISKVEMTLSKVDLQIARHYLRELSPPADLPRFEKVFDQIASEYTLTRELVLKITGHERLLDGDPGLQRSVQLRNGTIVPLGLLQVSLLKRLRQHQDTMTTGVISRYSKGELLRGALLTINGIAAGMRNTG; translated from the coding sequence ATGAGTTCAACAGTCCATTCCTCAAATCACAGTTTTGGAAACGACACAGTGACAACGATTAAAACTTCTCAATCTGAATCTCAACTCAATGAGCATTCTCCACCGGACAATGCACTTCCGGACAGTGGGGTCGATCTAACCTCAGAACTGTTGCTGCGCCGTCGCCTAAAATTGGTGGAGGATTTATGGGAATTTGTCCTAGAGCAAGAGTGCGGTCAGGATTTGATCGGCTTGCTGAAGCAACTGCGCTCCATGTGTTCCCCGGAGGGACAAGCACCCGATTTTGCGAATTCTGAAGTGCAAAAGCTTGTAGAAAATCTAGACCTGAATGCGGCCATTCGGGCGGCGCGAGGGTTTGCCCTCTATTTTCAACTCATTAACATTGTTGAACAACACTACGACCAGCGCGGCCACCAACAGCATTATCGCGAAGTCGATGACCTGTTAGGCAATAAGCGGGCTAAAGGACTCCCGGAAGCCACAGAAAAAGACTATGGCGTGCATCACAACCTCCTGGAAAAAAGCCTGCACGATTTGGATCGCGGTCGTCGGCGGGATTTGGGGACGTTTGGCAGCCTTTGGCCGAAGTTGCGCCAGTTGAATGTGCCTCCCCAGAAAATTCAGAATTTGATTGATGCTTTAGATATTCGTTTAGTTTTTACAGCCCATCCTACAGAAATTGTCCGCCATACGATTCGCGATAAACAGCGCCGGATTGCTAAAATTCTCCAGCGCTTCGATCGCGTCGAAGAAAGCTATATTCGCTATAGCGAGGGCAGTCCCTCAATGGGGCCGGAGTTAAGGAACTCTTGGGAAGCGTTTCAATATACCGAAGAGTTAACCGAAGAAATCCGGCTGTGGTGGCGCACTGACGAATTGCACCAGTTTAAACCCACCGTTCTTGATGAAGTAGACTACACGCTGCACTACTTCCAAGAGGTGCTGTTTGATGTGATTCCCCAGCTTTACAACCGCTTCCAGCGGGCGTTGAAAGCGTCTTTCCCCAGCCTGCGCCCCCCGAAATATAATTTCTGTAAGTTTGGGTCTTGGGTGGGTTCAGACCGCGATGGCAACCCTTCAGTCACGCCAGGGGTGACTTGGAAAACGGCTTGCTACCAGCGCCATATAGTTTTAGAGAAATATATCCAGTCCGTGCGGAACTTAATTAACGTGTTGAGTCCGTCGCTACACTGGAGCGATGTTCTGCCGGAATTGCTGGAATCGTTAGAACAAGACCAGCAGCGAATGTCGGAGGTTTACGATCAACTGGCCATTCGCTATCGCCAAGAGCCTTATCGCTTAAAGCTATCTTATATTTTGAAGCGCTTAGAGGATACGCGCGATCGCAATCTGCAATACGGCCCAGTCGCCAACCTCAGCCAACTGGAAAGTAACCCCGCCGTAGAAATGGCGGATTTGCCCTATGCGCCCACGGTGTATCGGTCGGGAGATGAATTTCTGGCCGAGTTGCGACTCATTGCGCGATCGCTCGAACAAACCGATCTATACTGTCGCCAACTCAACAACCTGTGCTGTCAGGTGGAAATTTACGGCTTTAACCTCGCCCATCTCGACGTGCGCCAAGAAAGCACCCGCCACAGCGACACCCTCAACGAGATTGCTGAATACCTGCAAATTCTCCCCAAACCTTATAATCAACTGACAGAAGAAGAGCGATCGCGCTGGTTAGCCACCGAACTGCAAACTCGCCGCCCCATCATTCCCACCGAACTCCCCTTTAGCCCCAAAACCTGCGAAACCATCGAAACCTTCCGGATGATTCGCAAACTGCAACGGGAGTTTGGCATAGAGGTTTGCCGAACCTATGTCATCAGTATGAGCCACGATGTCAGCGACTTACTAGAAGTGCTGCTACTGGCGAAAGAAGCTGGACTGTACGACCCCGCAACGGGTATTTCCACCCTGCACGTCGTCCCCCTGTTTGAAACCGTTGAAGACCTCAAACACGCCCCGGATGTGATCAAATCCCTGTTTGAGTTACCCTTCTACCGCACCTTACTCGCCGGGGGAACCGAAGCCTGGGCAAAAACCCAAACAGGCGACCCTTCTCAAGCCCCCCTGAGCTTGCAAGAAGTCATGCTGGGCTACTCCGACAGTAACAAAGACTCCGGCTTCCTGAGCAGCAATTGGGAAATTCATAAAGCCCAAAAAGCCCTGCAAAAAGTAGCGGCCCAATATGGGGTAGAACTGCGAATTTTTCACGGGCGCGGCGGTTCCGTCGGTCGCGGTGGCGGCCCGGCCTACGAAGCGATTTTAGCCCAACCCAACCGCACCATTAACGGTCGGATTAAAATTACCGAACAAGGTGAAGTCCTCGCTTCCAAATACACCTTATCTGAACTCGCCCTGTATAACCTTGAAACCATCGCCTCCGCAGTGGTTCAAGCCAGCTTACTCGGTAGCGGGTTTGATGATATTGCCCCGTGGAACGAAATTATGGAAGAATTGGCCGTAGTGTCGCGATCGCACTATCGCAAACTCATCTACGAGCAACCCGACTTCGTAGACTTCTTCCACCACGTCACCCCCATTCAAGAAATTAGCCAACTGCAAATTAGTTCCCGTCCCGCCCGTCGCGGCGGTAAAAAAGACCTGGGTAGCCTGCGGGCCATCCCTTGGGTCTTCAGTTGGACGCAAGCCCGGTTCCTCGTCCCCAGTTGGTACGGCGTCGGAACCGCCCTCCAAGACTTCCTAGAAAAAGAACCCGAAGAACACCTCAAACTGCTGCGTTATTTCTACTACAAATGGCCCTTCTTCAAAATGGCCATCTCCAAAGTCGAAATGACCCTATCCAAAGTAGACCTGCAAATTGCTCGCCACTACCTGCGCGAACTCTCACCCCCCGCAGACCTACCCCGGTTTGAGAAAGTCTTCGACCAAATTGCTAGCGAATACACTCTCACCCGCGAACTCGTCCTCAAAATTACCGGACACGAACGCTTACTCGATGGCGACCCCGGTTTACAACGTTCCGTGCAACTCCGCAATGGTACCATCGTCCCCCTAGGACTCCTACAAGTCTCCCTCCTCAAACGCCTGCGCCAACACCAAGACACCATGACCACAGGTGTCATCTCCCGTTACAGCAAAGGCGAACTACTCAGAGGGGCCTTACTCACCATTAACGGAATTGCAGCCGGAATGCGGAATACAGGCTGA